From one Branchiostoma floridae strain S238N-H82 chromosome 3, Bfl_VNyyK, whole genome shotgun sequence genomic stretch:
- the LOC118411511 gene encoding tolloid-like protein 2 translates to MTNAEVTFGIIELCKMQTLVLVLLYFGAAAGQVCHDYQFQCANGNCIPLSWECDDYNDCGDNSDEQNCNGGTQQCSASQFQCTDGSCIPTVWVCDGDNDCGDMSDEQNCNGEGGLATCGGFLNETAGSISPPYGNNMDCIWTISAPAGYFIEVEFTAFDVEDDGSSCRYDYVAVYDGADTSAPLLAKLCGSTIPAPLRSQGSALTVRFVTDSSITETGFTLVYTTTDQQPMHASGCGGPKELTGPFGDFFSMNFPNNYGNNAQCKWEITVEAGKRINLVFPIFELETERDCNNDFVEIIDNNISQGRLCGNLNVQLPPYTSMSNTLSVMFYSDDSTTATGFAAQYTTIV, encoded by the exons ATGACTAATGCGGAGGTCACATTTGGTATAATAGAGCTGTGCAAGATGCAGACACTGGTGCTAGTACTGCTTTACTTCGGGGCCGCAGCTG GTCAGGTGTGCCACGATTACCAGTTCCAGTGTGCTAACGGGAACTGCATCCCGCTCAGCTGGGAGTGTGATGACTACAACGACTGTGGAGACAATAGCGACGAGCAGAACTGTAATG GCGGCACACAGCAGTGCTCGGCATCCCAGTTCCAGTGCACCGACGGCAGCTGCATACCCACCGTCTGGGTCTGTGATGGCGACAACGATTGTGGCGATATGAGCGACGAGCAAAACTGCAACG GGGAAGGTGGACTGGCGACATGTGGTGGGTTCCTGAACGAGACTGCCGGCAGCATCAGCCCTCCGTACGGCAACAACATGGACTGTATCTGGACCATCAGCGCGCCTGCGGGCTACTTCATTGAGGTGGAGTTCACAGCCTTTGACGTCGAGGATGACGGATCGTCCTGCAG ATATGACTATGTTGCCGTGTACGACGGCGCCGACACCTCCGCCCCGCTTCTCGCCAAGCTGTGCGGCAGCACCATCCCGGCCCCGCTCCGCTCACAGGGCAGCGCTCTGACGGTCAGGTTCGTCACGGACTCCAGCATCACGGAGACCGGCTTCACACTTGTCTACACAACAACAGACCAGCAGCCCATGCACGC GTCTGGCTGTGGTGGTCCTAAGGAGCTGACCGGTCCCTTCGGCGACTTTTTCAGCATGAACTTCCCAAACAACTACGGCAACAACGCGCAGTGCAAATGGGAG ATAACGGTGGAAGCAGGAAAGAGGATCAATCTGGTCTTTCCTATCTTTGAActtgagacagagagagactgCAACAACGACTTTGTAGAAATCATCGACAACAACATTTCTCAAG GACGTCTCTGTGGTAACCTCAACGTGCAGCTGCCACCGTACACTTCTATGTCCAACACGCTGTCTGTGATGTTTTACAGTGACGATAGCACCACCGCGACGGGCTTTGCTGCCCAGTATACTACCATTGTATAG
- the LOC118411580 gene encoding zinc transporter ZIP12-like isoform X2 — translation MERTLWIGVLTVLCGLAASQHDGHDHEHGQDPFTAVLHLLGGDENQNLTLDMSTSLVKTMLDRVRCLRLEADEDRNFTCAECLTADGLIELSLGGPTDIVDEEGFHKMAVVLTVFLTDVSAHGVCTEDPGGKGYQTMEDNLMRYTQSKFTLSSYQQVLKDINTNYRVENWGKCFTAESVFEELHINTSEASGGASYAELREIAAITVANVLEGLCIGEAELPEKSFFVDSLFKSLNVTNGTITVEALEHILSAFGIGGEAPPEPPVVDDGHDHAGHDHRRRRDLPPLTREDEHDHNHSHEHTEDFHHTCFNSAQLMKLFLVEAEMGVTRDQFSAMAPALLQQVYSGVCVGETPTPNTTAAPVVGELTMLEKYGYGTLSVFLISLLALIGLLVLPMAGSSVYKFIVQLGVGLGVGALSGDALLHLLPQALGLHGDHAAHADHDHGAEDIAYMWKLLVAMGGIYFFFVFERVMSFIMPGGHGHSHGHHEEEHVHEDVQLKKMSKLPPEPSMGSKSLSISKQQLTNGQSTTTLDVFPEMSGEADTPNCCSAGCTPTAMMIVFSDTLHNLTDGLALGIAFSGDLAVGLSTSIAVLAHELPHELGDFAMLIRCGMSYKGALLWTCSRPAGALSGCTSDWRSEPVLKSGSGSSLSSPACFSTSLWLTCCRNCCTTSPSHP, via the exons ATGGAAAGAACACTGTGGATAGGTGTTCTTACTGTACTGTGTGGGCTTGCCGCGTCACAACATGACGGCCACGACCATGAACATGGACAAGACCCTTTCACCGCCGTTCTGCACCTACTGGGGGGAGACGAAAACCAGAACTTGACGTTGGACATGTCTACTTCGCTCGTGAAGACGATGTTGGACCGGGTGCGCTGCCTAAGACTGGAAGCCGACGAGGATAGAAATTTCACCTGTGCCGAG TGTCTGACGGCCGATGGCTTGATTGAGCTATCTCTTGGCGGACCGACCGACATCGTAGATGAGGAAGGCTTCCACAAGATGGCCGTGGTACTGACTGTCTTTCTCACGGACGTGTCTGCGCACGGCGTCTGTACAGAGGACCCGGGGGGCAAGGGTTATCAGACGATGGAGGACAATCTAATGCGGTACACACAAAGCAAGTTTACTCTGAGCAGCTACCAGCAGGTCCTGAAGGACATCAACACCAACTACCGCGTGGAGAACTGGGGCAAG TGTTTCACTGCAGAGTCCGTGTTTGAGGAACTCCACATCAACACCAGTGAAGCGAGCGGTGGGGCATCTTACGCAGAGCTGAGGGAGATAGCAGCAATCACTGTGGCTAACGTGCTGGAGGGGCTGTGTATAGGGGAGGCCGAGCTACCGGAGAAAAGCTTCTTCGTAGACAGTCTTTTCAAAAGTCTCAACGTAACCAATGGTACCATCACAGTTGAGG CTCTTGAGCACATCCTGTCGGCGTTCGGTATCGGTGGGGAGGCGCCGCCTGAGCCGCCGGTGGTGGACGATGGGCACGACCATGCCGGGCACGACCACAGACGGAGGCGCGATCTGCCTCCGCTGACACGGGAGGACGAACACGATCACAACCATAGCCACGAACACACAGAGGACTTTCACCACACC TGCTTCAATTCAGCCCAGTTAATGAAGCTGTTCCTGGTGGAGGCGGAGATGGGGGTTACCCGTGACCAGTTCAGCGCCATGGCACCGGCCCTGCTCCAGCAGGTCTACAGCGGGGTCTGTGTGGGGGAAACACCGACCCCTAACACAACGGCAGCTCCTGTTGTCGGAGAGCTCACCATGCTGGAAA AATACGGCTACGGAACGCTGTCTGTCTTCCTCATCAGCCTGTTGGCACTGATCGGCCTGTTAGTGCTGCCCATGGCTGGGTCCAGCGTCTACAAGTTCATCGTGCAGCTCGGGGTTGGTTTGGGAGTCGGGGCGCTATCGGGGGATGCCCTCTTGCACCTGCTACCACAG GCTCTCGGACTGCACGGGGACCATGCCGCTCATGCAGACCACGACCACGGGGCAGAAGACATAGCCTACATGTGGAAGCTCCTGGTCGCCATGGGCGGCATCTATTTCTTCTTCGTCTTTGAGCGAGTGATGAGTTTCATCATGCCTGGTGGTCATGGCCACTCCCATGGACATCACGAG GAGGAGCACGTGCATGAGGACGTGCAGCTGAAAAAGATGAGCAAACTTCCGCCGGAACCGAGCATGGGTTCCAAGAGCCTCTCTATCTCCAAGCAACAGTTG ACTAACGGACAAAGCACAACAACACTGGACGTGTTCCCCGAGATGTCAGGAGAGGCGGACACTCCAAACTGCTGCTCTGCAG GATGCACCCCTACGGCGATGATGATCGTCTTCAGCGACACGCTGCACAACCTGACGGACGGGCTGGCCCTGGGCATCGCCTTCAGCGGGGACCTGGCTGTCGGCCTGTCCACTTCCATCGCCGTCCTGGCACACGAGTTGCCACATGAACTGG GTGACTTCGCCATGCTGATAAGGTGCGGCATGAGCTACAAAGGCGCCCTGCTGTGGACCTGTTCGCGGCCTGCTGGTGCTTTGTCGGGCTGTACATCGGACTGGCGATCGGAGCCAGTTTTGAAGTCAG GCAGTGGCTCTTCGCTCTCATCGCCGGCATGTTTCTCTACGTCTCTTTGGTTGACATG CTGCCGGAACTGTTGCACCACAAGTCCAAGTCACCCATAG
- the LOC118411580 gene encoding zinc transporter ZIP12-like isoform X1, whose translation MERTLWIGVLTVLCGLAASQHDGHDHEHGQDPFTAVLHLLGGDENQNLTLDMSTSLVKTMLDRVRCLRLEADEDRNFTCAECLTADGLIELSLGGPTDIVDEEGFHKMAVVLTVFLTDVSAHGVCTEDPGGKGYQTMEDNLMRYTQSKFTLSSYQQVLKDINTNYRVENWGKCFTAESVFEELHINTSEASGGASYAELREIAAITVANVLEGLCIGEAELPEKSFFVDSLFKSLNVTNGTITVEALEHILSAFGIGGEAPPEPPVVDDGHDHAGHDHRRRRDLPPLTREDEHDHNHSHEHTEDFHHTCFNSAQLMKLFLVEAEMGVTRDQFSAMAPALLQQVYSGVCVGETPTPNTTAAPVVGELTMLEKYGYGTLSVFLISLLALIGLLVLPMAGSSVYKFIVQLGVGLGVGALSGDALLHLLPQALGLHGDHAAHADHDHGAEDIAYMWKLLVAMGGIYFFFVFERVMSFIMPGGHGHSHGHHEEEHVHEDVQLKKMSKLPPEPSMGSKSLSISKQQLTNGQSTTTLDVFPEMSGEADTPNCCSAGCTPTAMMIVFSDTLHNLTDGLALGIAFSGDLAVGLSTSIAVLAHELPHELGDFAMLIRCGMSYKGALLWNLFAACWCFVGLYIGLAIGASFEVRQWLFALIAGMFLYVSLVDMLPELLHHKSKSPIATFVGQNIGFLLGVAALVALAMYEEQIQLAITLG comes from the exons ATGGAAAGAACACTGTGGATAGGTGTTCTTACTGTACTGTGTGGGCTTGCCGCGTCACAACATGACGGCCACGACCATGAACATGGACAAGACCCTTTCACCGCCGTTCTGCACCTACTGGGGGGAGACGAAAACCAGAACTTGACGTTGGACATGTCTACTTCGCTCGTGAAGACGATGTTGGACCGGGTGCGCTGCCTAAGACTGGAAGCCGACGAGGATAGAAATTTCACCTGTGCCGAG TGTCTGACGGCCGATGGCTTGATTGAGCTATCTCTTGGCGGACCGACCGACATCGTAGATGAGGAAGGCTTCCACAAGATGGCCGTGGTACTGACTGTCTTTCTCACGGACGTGTCTGCGCACGGCGTCTGTACAGAGGACCCGGGGGGCAAGGGTTATCAGACGATGGAGGACAATCTAATGCGGTACACACAAAGCAAGTTTACTCTGAGCAGCTACCAGCAGGTCCTGAAGGACATCAACACCAACTACCGCGTGGAGAACTGGGGCAAG TGTTTCACTGCAGAGTCCGTGTTTGAGGAACTCCACATCAACACCAGTGAAGCGAGCGGTGGGGCATCTTACGCAGAGCTGAGGGAGATAGCAGCAATCACTGTGGCTAACGTGCTGGAGGGGCTGTGTATAGGGGAGGCCGAGCTACCGGAGAAAAGCTTCTTCGTAGACAGTCTTTTCAAAAGTCTCAACGTAACCAATGGTACCATCACAGTTGAGG CTCTTGAGCACATCCTGTCGGCGTTCGGTATCGGTGGGGAGGCGCCGCCTGAGCCGCCGGTGGTGGACGATGGGCACGACCATGCCGGGCACGACCACAGACGGAGGCGCGATCTGCCTCCGCTGACACGGGAGGACGAACACGATCACAACCATAGCCACGAACACACAGAGGACTTTCACCACACC TGCTTCAATTCAGCCCAGTTAATGAAGCTGTTCCTGGTGGAGGCGGAGATGGGGGTTACCCGTGACCAGTTCAGCGCCATGGCACCGGCCCTGCTCCAGCAGGTCTACAGCGGGGTCTGTGTGGGGGAAACACCGACCCCTAACACAACGGCAGCTCCTGTTGTCGGAGAGCTCACCATGCTGGAAA AATACGGCTACGGAACGCTGTCTGTCTTCCTCATCAGCCTGTTGGCACTGATCGGCCTGTTAGTGCTGCCCATGGCTGGGTCCAGCGTCTACAAGTTCATCGTGCAGCTCGGGGTTGGTTTGGGAGTCGGGGCGCTATCGGGGGATGCCCTCTTGCACCTGCTACCACAG GCTCTCGGACTGCACGGGGACCATGCCGCTCATGCAGACCACGACCACGGGGCAGAAGACATAGCCTACATGTGGAAGCTCCTGGTCGCCATGGGCGGCATCTATTTCTTCTTCGTCTTTGAGCGAGTGATGAGTTTCATCATGCCTGGTGGTCATGGCCACTCCCATGGACATCACGAG GAGGAGCACGTGCATGAGGACGTGCAGCTGAAAAAGATGAGCAAACTTCCGCCGGAACCGAGCATGGGTTCCAAGAGCCTCTCTATCTCCAAGCAACAGTTG ACTAACGGACAAAGCACAACAACACTGGACGTGTTCCCCGAGATGTCAGGAGAGGCGGACACTCCAAACTGCTGCTCTGCAG GATGCACCCCTACGGCGATGATGATCGTCTTCAGCGACACGCTGCACAACCTGACGGACGGGCTGGCCCTGGGCATCGCCTTCAGCGGGGACCTGGCTGTCGGCCTGTCCACTTCCATCGCCGTCCTGGCACACGAGTTGCCACATGAACTGG GTGACTTCGCCATGCTGATAAGGTGCGGCATGAGCTACAAAGGCGCCCTGCTGTGGAACCTGTTCGCGGCCTGCTGGTGCTTTGTCGGGCTGTACATCGGACTGGCGATCGGAGCCAGTTTTGAAGTCAGGCAGTGGCTCTTCGCTCTCATCGCCGGCATGTTTCTCTACGTCTCTTTGGTTGACATG CTGCCGGAACTGTTGCACCACAAGTCCAAGTCACCCATAGCGACCTTCGTGGGGCAGAACATCGGCTTCCTGCTGGGGGTGGCCGCCCTGGTAGCGCTCGCCATGTACGAGGAACAGATACAATTGGCAATCACTCTTGGATAA